The Pirellulales bacterium sequence TGATGGAGGGGATCGCGGTTCTCGTGCTATTTTTCCGATGGAGAGGAGCCCGATCGGTTTGCTCCCGCGCACCCAATTTTGGTTTCTGAAAATGCAAATCGTTCGTCCCTCGATCGTGTTGTACATGCTCCTCCTCCTGGCTCTGGCTACCGGGGTGCGTGCGGCAGAGCCCGTCGCTAGTTCGATCAGTCGTGAGCGCGTGCAAGCGGCGGTTGGCAAACTGGATGTACTGGCCGGCGATACTTTGAAGCGGACCGGCGTGCCTGGCATTGCGATCGTCGTCGTTCATCAAGACGAGGTGGTGTTCAAGAAAGGGTTCGGTGTTCGCGAGGCGGGCAAGCCGGAACTAATCGACGCCGAGACTGTGTTCCAGGTCGCATCGGTTTCGAAACCAATCACGTCGACCGTGTTGGCGGCGCTGGTGGGCGAGGGGAAAATCGCGTGGGACGATCGCGTCATCGATCATGATCCGGCCTTTCGCATGTATGACCCGTACGTGACGCGCGAGCTTCGATTGCGCGATCTCCTCTGCCATCGCAGCGGACTGCCGGACCATGCCGGCGATTTGCTCGAGGACATTGGCTACGACCGACAAGAGATCTTGCGACGTTTGCGCTTTCAACCGCCGGACAGTAGCTTTCGCGCCGGATACGCCTATACGAACTTTGGGTACAGCGAGGCGGCTTACGCGGTCTGCCTGGCACCTGGCAAGTCGTGGGCCGAGGTCGCTGATGAGAAGCTCTTTGGCCCGCTGGGCATGAAGTCGTCGAGCTTTCGTTTCGCCGATTACGAGAAACATGAAAACCGAGCTCGTTTGCATGTCCCGATCGAGGGAAAGTGGACGCCGAAGAACAAGCGTCAGCCTGACGCACAGGCGCCGGCCGGCGGCGCGAGTACCACGCTCAATGACCTCGTAGCCTGGATGCGGTTGCAGTTGAACGACGGGCAGATTGACGGACGGCAATTGATCACGGCCGCGGCCCTGGCAGACACGCATACGCCGCAAATGCTCTTGTCCTTCAACGCCGAGCAGGGACGACAGGTTTCCTACGGTCTGGGCTGGAACGTCAGCATCGAACGGGGTGGTCGAGTTTTCTGGAAACACTCGGGCGGTTTCTCGCTGGGTATGCGGACCGAAGTGTCTTTTATGCCTACAGAGAAAATTGCGATTGCCGTGTTGTCGAACGCCGGATCGACCGGCGTGCCCGAAGGGCTGACCGAGAGCTTTTTCGATCTGGTCGTAGCGGGCAAACTGGAGCGCGATTGGGTGGAATTCGCCAATCGCATGTTCG is a genomic window containing:
- a CDS encoding serine hydrolase; amino-acid sequence: MQIVRPSIVLYMLLLLALATGVRAAEPVASSISRERVQAAVGKLDVLAGDTLKRTGVPGIAIVVVHQDEVVFKKGFGVREAGKPELIDAETVFQVASVSKPITSTVLAALVGEGKIAWDDRVIDHDPAFRMYDPYVTRELRLRDLLCHRSGLPDHAGDLLEDIGYDRQEILRRLRFQPPDSSFRAGYAYTNFGYSEAAYAVCLAPGKSWAEVADEKLFGPLGMKSSSFRFADYEKHENRARLHVPIEGKWTPKNKRQPDAQAPAGGASTTLNDLVAWMRLQLNDGQIDGRQLITAAALADTHTPQMLLSFNAEQGRQVSYGLGWNVSIERGGRVFWKHSGGFSLGMRTEVSFMPTEKIAIAVLSNAGSTGVPEGLTESFFDLVVAGKLERDWVEFANRMFDEETKRELGAQTDYSHRPDAPTSPLPLSAYAGKYANELFGTIELTVAEEKLTLHVGPKPISYELRHWDRDEFTFQPAGESAGGLSGVRFSIDAAGQADQVLIEYLNLHGQGTFARVK